In Pedobacter sp. WC2423, the following are encoded in one genomic region:
- a CDS encoding HupE/UreJ family protein: protein MQDFSLYFELGWQHILNWKGYDHILFVIVLCGAYTLTDWKRVLLLVTAFTIGHSITLALSVLKVIIVKTNLIEFLIPVTILITAASNILSGKSSKPKGVQLKYILALFFGLIHGMGFSNYLNSLLGKSTNIVAELFAFNIGLEFGQVLIVTGILLISFVLLNIFKVKKWDWNFFLSSAIFGISFIMAAERWPDLFR, encoded by the coding sequence ATGCAGGATTTCTCTTTATACTTCGAATTGGGCTGGCAGCATATATTAAACTGGAAGGGATACGATCATATTCTTTTTGTAATAGTTTTATGTGGAGCCTATACTTTAACAGATTGGAAGAGAGTATTATTACTGGTCACTGCTTTCACAATTGGCCACAGTATTACACTTGCACTAAGCGTACTGAAAGTAATCATAGTCAAAACTAATCTGATTGAATTCCTGATTCCAGTAACGATATTGATTACTGCGGCTTCAAATATTCTTAGTGGAAAGTCGTCAAAGCCTAAAGGGGTACAATTAAAGTATATACTTGCACTTTTCTTTGGATTGATCCATGGAATGGGTTTTTCCAATTACCTGAACAGCCTGCTTGGCAAAAGCACCAATATTGTAGCAGAGTTATTTGCTTTCAATATCGGGCTGGAATTCGGTCAGGTTCTTATCGTAACCGGAATATTGCTTATTTCTTTTGTCCTGCTCAATATCTTCAAGGTCAAAAAGTGGGATTGGAATTTCTTCCTGTCTTCCGCAATATTTGGTATCTCGTTTATTATGGCCGCAGAGCGGTGGCCTGACTTATTCCGTTAG
- a CDS encoding cytidine deaminase: MNKLNISIAYESYDQLEELNAVDQSLCVQAKEALKTSYSPYSNFKVATAVRLNDGVVVSGSNQENLAYPSGLCAERVALFTIGATYPNAIIESMAITAHTDNFKIEQPITCCGACLQVMAEFERKQHKEIEVIFYCLDGKVLKVKGIRSLLPFVFVEDRLAV, translated from the coding sequence ATGAATAAACTAAATATTTCCATTGCTTATGAATCTTACGATCAGTTAGAAGAACTGAATGCAGTTGATCAATCCTTATGTGTGCAAGCAAAGGAAGCACTTAAGACCTCTTACTCTCCATATTCTAATTTTAAAGTAGCCACTGCGGTAAGGTTAAATGATGGTGTGGTTGTTTCCGGCAGTAACCAGGAAAATCTGGCTTATCCATCCGGGCTTTGTGCAGAACGCGTAGCTCTTTTTACAATCGGCGCAACTTATCCAAATGCGATTATAGAAAGTATGGCAATTACTGCCCATACCGATAACTTTAAAATTGAGCAGCCTATTACCTGCTGCGGTGCTTGTTTACAAGTGATGGCCGAATTTGAAAGGAAACAGCATAAAGAGATAGAAGTGATTTTCTATTGTCTGGACGGTAAGGTTCTAAAAGTGAAAGGGATCAGAAGTTTACTTCCTTTTGTGTTTGTAGAAGATCGTCTGGCAGTATAA